A window from Actinomycetospora corticicola encodes these proteins:
- a CDS encoding zf-HC2 domain-containing protein, producing MSAPGMPHDGELAGAVVGRALHALEPEEEDRVTEHLRTCGPCRSLLAETHATMAALAHAVADAEPPAGLRSRILAAAAAEPLPPVPPAAPATSTRTPVASVPAPPATPAPRAAAGPAPRRRGAAVLALVAVVAAVVVFSVRGIATGPDTDARAASAARADQVITSAEARDPDVRHAALVQPGGSVLAVVLDDRNGPRVVPVDAPAIGSDHTFVLWRVAGGTATAVGSFDASGTFTSTGVRPSAGLAQGAYAVSTELAGPVPARPSSVVASGPLI from the coding sequence GTGAGCGCCCCCGGGATGCCGCACGACGGCGAGCTCGCGGGCGCCGTGGTCGGGCGCGCGCTGCACGCCCTCGAGCCCGAGGAGGAGGACCGCGTCACCGAGCACCTCCGCACCTGCGGGCCGTGCCGGTCGCTGCTCGCCGAGACCCACGCCACCATGGCGGCCCTGGCCCACGCGGTCGCCGACGCCGAGCCGCCCGCCGGTCTGCGCTCGCGCATCCTCGCGGCGGCGGCCGCCGAGCCCCTGCCGCCGGTCCCGCCGGCCGCACCGGCCACGTCGACCCGGACCCCGGTCGCGTCGGTCCCGGCGCCGCCGGCGACCCCCGCACCGCGGGCCGCGGCCGGACCGGCGCCCCGTCGTCGGGGGGCCGCCGTGCTCGCCCTGGTCGCGGTGGTGGCCGCCGTGGTGGTGTTCTCGGTCCGTGGCATCGCCACCGGTCCGGACACCGACGCGCGCGCCGCCTCGGCCGCCCGGGCCGACCAGGTGATCACGTCGGCGGAGGCCCGGGACCCGGACGTGCGCCACGCGGCGCTGGTTCAGCCGGGCGGGTCCGTCCTCGCCGTGGTGCTCGACGACCGGAACGGACCCCGCGTGGTGCCCGTCGACGCGCCCGCGATCGGGTCGGACCACACCTTCGTGCTCTGGCGCGTCGCGGGCGGGACCGCCACCGCGGTCGGGTCCTTCGACGCCTCGGGCACGTTCACCTCGACCGGGGTGCGCCCGAGCGCCGGGCTCGCGCAGGGCGCCTACGCCGTGTCGACCGAGCTCGCGGGCCCGGTGCCGGCCCGCCCGTCGTCGGTGGTGGCGAGCGGCCCGCTGATCTGA